From one Synechocystis sp. PCC 6803 substr. PCC-P genomic stretch:
- a CDS encoding Na+/H+ antiporter, whose protein sequence is MDTAVNESLSISYNLEQFLIVLSVSLSIATLSKTVPILRKIPYTLLLVIVGMALAFVDVKLINLSPELIMEIFLPPLLFEAAWNLQWRNLKENWFPITLFATLGVVICVVGIAFPLSYWGGMELAIAFLAAAALSATDPVSVIALFKELGASKKLNTLMEGESLFNDGVAVVVFLILVGIPLGTSTFDLSVTLARFVTVIGIGVGCGLVIGFSLSLLTQRFDLPFVEQSLTLVSAYGAYILAENLGGSGVIGVVVVGMVLGNYGSRIGMNPRTRLIVSIFWEFVAFFVNSIIFLLIGDQIGLSSLSDHLNLILIAIAAVVVTRLVSVFGLSLISNKVSDQISSTHITLQEQTVLWWGGLRGSVAIAVALSVPQAIAERQAIIDIVFGVVLFTLLVQGLTTQFVLKGLDLIGDQPQRLEYAELVSRQIALRRVLAELEKTDEFPDINPERLRYKQELVQGQLQSVTDKLKLLLQEYPLLQEVANKKFDQTVLDIEAETYADLIRMGRLEENIMPLLVTLEGENVAEPS, encoded by the coding sequence GTGGATACAGCGGTCAACGAATCCCTCTCGATTTCCTATAACTTAGAACAGTTCTTGATTGTGCTCTCGGTCTCCCTGAGCATTGCGACCCTGTCCAAGACGGTGCCAATTCTGCGGAAAATTCCCTACACCCTGCTGTTGGTAATTGTGGGCATGGCCCTGGCCTTTGTCGATGTGAAATTGATCAATCTGTCGCCGGAATTGATCATGGAAATTTTTCTGCCTCCCCTACTGTTTGAGGCTGCGTGGAATTTACAGTGGCGCAATCTCAAAGAAAATTGGTTTCCGATTACTCTCTTTGCCACTTTGGGAGTGGTCATCTGTGTGGTGGGCATTGCCTTTCCCCTTTCCTATTGGGGGGGGATGGAGTTGGCGATCGCCTTTTTGGCCGCGGCGGCCTTGTCTGCTACAGATCCAGTGTCGGTGATTGCCCTATTTAAAGAGTTGGGGGCGAGCAAAAAACTAAATACGTTAATGGAAGGGGAGAGCCTATTTAACGATGGGGTGGCGGTGGTGGTCTTCCTCATTTTGGTGGGCATTCCCCTAGGCACCAGCACTTTTGACTTGTCCGTTACCCTCGCTCGATTTGTCACCGTGATCGGCATTGGGGTGGGCTGTGGCCTGGTGATTGGCTTTAGTTTGTCCCTGTTGACCCAACGATTTGACCTACCTTTTGTGGAACAGTCCCTCACCCTGGTGTCGGCCTACGGTGCCTATATTCTGGCGGAAAACCTGGGGGGATCGGGAGTAATTGGGGTGGTGGTAGTGGGCATGGTGTTGGGCAACTATGGTTCCCGCATTGGCATGAATCCCCGCACCAGACTGATTGTCAGCATTTTTTGGGAATTTGTGGCCTTCTTTGTCAATTCCATTATCTTCTTACTGATTGGGGATCAAATTGGCTTGAGCAGTCTTTCGGACCACCTCAACCTGATTTTGATTGCCATTGCTGCGGTGGTGGTGACTCGCTTAGTGAGTGTTTTTGGTCTGAGCTTGATCAGCAACAAGGTGAGTGACCAGATTAGTAGTACCCACATTACTCTCCAGGAACAAACCGTACTCTGGTGGGGCGGATTGCGGGGTTCCGTCGCCATTGCCGTGGCCCTGAGTGTGCCCCAGGCGATCGCCGAGAGACAGGCCATCATCGACATTGTCTTTGGTGTGGTGCTATTCACCCTACTGGTGCAAGGACTGACTACCCAATTTGTGCTCAAAGGCCTAGATTTAATTGGCGATCAACCCCAACGGTTGGAATATGCAGAGCTAGTATCCCGACAAATTGCCCTACGGCGGGTGTTGGCGGAACTGGAAAAAACCGATGAGTTTCCCGACATTAACCCAGAGCGGTTGCGTTATAAGCAGGAATTAGTCCAAGGACAACTGCAAAGCGTCACCGACAAACTCAAACTGCTCCTGCAGGAATATCCCCTATTGCAGGAAGTGGCCAACAAAAAATTCGACCAGACGGTACTAGATATAGAGGCGGAAACCTATGCCGATTTAATTCGTATGGGTCGCTTGGAGGAGAATATTATGCCTTTACTGGTCACCCTGGAAGGGGAAAATGTGGCCGAACCATCCTAG
- a CDS encoding LysR family transcriptional regulator encodes MQATLHQLKVFEATARHGSFTRAAEELYITQPTVSSQIKQLSKTVGLPLFEQIGKRLYLTEAGQELLVTCQDIFQRLDNFAMKVADIKGTKQGRLRLAVITTAKYFIPRLLGEFIQKYPGIEVSLKVTNHEQIRHRMQNNEDDLYIVSEPPEEIDLNYQPFLDNPLVVIARRDHPLAGKSNIPITALNDEAFIMREKGSGTRLAVQNLFHRHYVDVRVRLELGSNEAIKQAIAGGMGISVLSQHTLVSEGARSELTILDIDEFPIKRRWYVANLAGKQLSVITQTFLDYLMAVTKNMPAPFAEQLTTQQTPVKLVL; translated from the coding sequence ATGCAAGCAACCTTACACCAATTAAAAGTTTTTGAAGCCACCGCTAGACATGGCAGTTTCACCAGGGCAGCAGAAGAACTTTACATTACCCAGCCGACCGTTTCTAGTCAAATTAAACAGTTATCTAAAACTGTCGGACTTCCTCTGTTTGAGCAGATTGGCAAACGGCTTTACCTCACCGAGGCGGGGCAAGAATTGTTGGTAACTTGCCAAGATATTTTTCAGCGACTGGACAATTTTGCCATGAAAGTGGCGGATATTAAGGGCACAAAACAGGGGCGTTTACGCTTGGCAGTGATTACCACAGCCAAATATTTCATTCCTCGTTTACTGGGGGAATTTATCCAAAAGTATCCCGGCATTGAAGTATCCCTCAAGGTGACTAACCATGAGCAGATTCGTCACCGGATGCAAAACAATGAAGATGATTTGTACATTGTTAGTGAGCCGCCGGAGGAAATTGATCTCAATTACCAGCCTTTCCTCGACAATCCTTTAGTGGTCATTGCCCGTCGGGACCACCCCCTAGCTGGGAAAAGCAATATCCCCATCACGGCGTTAAATGATGAAGCGTTTATTATGCGGGAAAAAGGCTCCGGTACTCGTTTAGCAGTACAAAATTTGTTCCACCGCCATTATGTGGATGTGCGGGTGCGGTTGGAATTGGGTAGTAATGAAGCGATTAAACAGGCGATCGCCGGTGGCATGGGCATTTCTGTGTTGTCCCAACATACCCTGGTATCGGAGGGAGCCCGCAGTGAGCTGACAATTTTGGACATTGACGAATTTCCTATCAAGCGGCGTTGGTACGTGGCTAACCTAGCGGGTAAACAACTGTCGGTGATTACCCAAACCTTTTTGGACTATCTCATGGCCGTTACCAAAAATATGCCGGCTCCGTTTGCAGAGCAATTAACGACCCAACAAACCCCTGTGAAGTTAGTTCTTTAA
- a CDS encoding response regulator transcription factor, translating into MAISPTSIRILLVEDDELFRLGLVTRLSQEPGLDVAGEAEDGETAIAYVNQQLFDVVILDVGLPGIGGIEACHQIKKIHPQLPVLILTSHSQPALINRLIEAQAQGYCVKGVAAETLVLAIRSVAAGAFWWDAIASQEIQTAFQHSSSTGAVLPLADADGENPLTKRELEILSLVAKGKSNQEIADELYIAPGTVRVHVHTILRKLEVRDRTQAALLAIERRLVSL; encoded by the coding sequence ATGGCAATTTCCCCAACTTCAATCCGGATTCTTTTGGTGGAGGACGATGAACTCTTCCGTTTGGGATTGGTGACCCGTCTCAGCCAGGAACCAGGGTTGGACGTGGCCGGGGAGGCGGAAGATGGAGAAACGGCGATCGCCTACGTCAATCAACAGCTTTTTGATGTGGTGATTTTAGATGTGGGATTACCCGGTATCGGCGGCATTGAAGCCTGCCATCAAATCAAAAAAATTCATCCACAATTACCAGTCCTAATTCTTACTTCCCATTCCCAGCCTGCCTTAATTAACCGCCTGATTGAAGCCCAAGCCCAGGGCTATTGCGTTAAAGGGGTGGCCGCAGAAACATTAGTGCTGGCGATTCGCTCAGTGGCGGCTGGTGCATTCTGGTGGGATGCCATTGCTTCTCAGGAAATTCAGACCGCGTTTCAACACAGTTCGTCCACGGGGGCGGTGCTGCCATTGGCGGATGCAGATGGAGAGAACCCACTCACTAAGCGTGAACTAGAAATTTTATCTTTGGTGGCCAAGGGTAAAAGTAACCAAGAAATTGCCGACGAACTTTACATTGCGCCGGGCACAGTGCGGGTCCATGTACACACTATTTTGCGTAAGTTGGAGGTGCGAGATCGTACCCAAGCCGCCCTTTTAGCCATTGAAAGAAGATTGGTTTCCTTGTGA
- a CDS encoding HAMP domain-containing sensor histidine kinase — MRIWTRTHWLLAILFLIVISLDYSTPPPYVLGYLYIGAVLLASVRLGHRATLWVTGTAVVLTLLNLWIPGIEPITPITVANRIITVLALLVTAWLSDRLQQYEAAMVKQQVQLETQIQLAKVREDFVSTLTHDLKTPLLGAIETLNAFQAGQFGAVTHNQQRAIAIMMRSHRMTLQLVETLMDVYRNDTEGLYLHQEPVNLTSLAEEVILQLTPLATSRQIHLCLRQGNSDFRQAYWLQADALQLQRVFNNLITNAINHSPRGRKVEISLTSKNNHFQVQIVDEGRGIPDYELPNLFEQFYQGHGDRQAKGAGLGLYLSRQIIEAHGGKIWAEPRSPQGAIFAFSVPIES; from the coding sequence GTGCGTATTTGGACCCGTACCCACTGGTTGTTGGCAATTCTTTTTTTAATCGTGATCAGTTTGGATTACAGCACTCCCCCTCCCTACGTGCTCGGCTATCTGTACATTGGGGCAGTACTATTGGCTAGTGTGCGGCTGGGGCATCGGGCAACCCTCTGGGTAACAGGTACTGCGGTGGTTTTAACCCTGCTCAATTTGTGGATTCCGGGCATTGAACCCATCACCCCCATCACCGTGGCCAATCGGATAATCACCGTACTGGCACTGCTAGTCACCGCTTGGCTGAGCGATCGCCTGCAACAATACGAAGCGGCCATGGTGAAACAACAGGTGCAACTGGAAACCCAAATTCAACTGGCTAAGGTGCGGGAGGATTTTGTCTCAACCCTGACCCATGACCTGAAAACTCCCCTTTTGGGGGCAATTGAAACCCTTAATGCCTTCCAAGCAGGACAGTTTGGGGCTGTTACCCATAACCAACAACGGGCGATCGCCATTATGATGCGTAGCCACCGCATGACCCTGCAACTGGTGGAAACCCTGATGGATGTTTACCGCAATGACACAGAGGGTTTATATCTGCACCAGGAACCGGTCAATCTCACTAGTCTGGCGGAGGAAGTAATTCTGCAACTCACCCCCCTGGCCACGTCCCGCCAAATCCATTTATGTCTGCGTCAAGGTAACTCCGACTTTCGCCAAGCCTATTGGTTACAGGCCGATGCTTTGCAACTGCAACGGGTTTTTAATAACCTCATTACCAATGCCATTAATCACTCCCCCCGGGGCCGTAAAGTGGAAATTTCCCTTACTTCCAAAAATAATCATTTCCAGGTGCAAATTGTCGATGAAGGGCGGGGAATTCCCGACTATGAATTGCCCAATCTCTTCGAGCAATTTTATCAAGGCCATGGCGATCGCCAAGCAAAGGGAGCCGGACTGGGGTTATATCTTAGCCGCCAAATTATTGAAGCCCACGGTGGTAAAATCTGGGCGGAACCCCGCTCTCCCCAAGGGGCTATTTTTGCTTTTTCCGTACCCATAGAATCCTAG